One Natronomonas gomsonensis genomic window, TCTCGGTGTCCGCGTGCCGCGTGCTCGAGCAGCATTCGCGTGTTCAATTCAATGTCCGCAGTCGACCCTTGTAGCCCCTCAACTTTTTTTGTCATAGGTTGCCATTCCACACTTATATCACCGATTGTAATAAATCGTTCCCCACAGTTCGTCGTTTACGTTATCTGTTTTGGAGATCCGACGTACTGACCTGTTCAATATGCTTCTACCTGCTTCAGTTGGAACTGGACATGTCACTGATGGGTGACCATCGGACGGACAAGGACACATCCCGGGTGGTTACAAAAGCTTATCATCGTACCCCAAGGATTACCGTGTGCATGTCTAGCGAAGAGACGTACTCGACGATTCAGACGTATCGTAACGACGAGGACGACCGCATCTTCCACGTCGATCTCGACCGGCCAGATGACAATAATACGGTCACAGCGGAGTTGCTCTCAGAACTCGGTCATGCCGTCGAGTCTGCCGATGCTGCCGACGATGTGGATGCTATCGTTCTCGGAACCACGAGCGAGAACTTCTGTGCCGGCGGTAGTCTGGACGAACTCGGTGATATCGACCGTGAGGGGGGAAACCGGTTCCTCAGCGGCTACGTCGATACTGTCCACCTCTTGCGTGAAACCGGAAAGCCGACCGTCGCCGCCGTGAAGGGAACCTGCGTTGCGGGGGGCAATGAGCTCGTGATGGGGTCAGACATAATTGTCGCCGGCGAGTCGGCGAGATTCGGCCAGCCAGAGGCGCGTGTCGGCTCGACGGCCGCTGGTGGTGGCGTCCAGATGATGCCGCTCATCGTCGGCGAACAGCGCGCCAAGGACCTCCTTCTTACTGCCCGGCTTCTCTCGGCCGAAGAGGCTGAGGACTGGGGGCTCATCAACCGCGTCGTTGACGACGACGAGGTAGACGAACGTTCTATTGAAATAGCCCAAGACATAATCGACAACAATAGTCCACAGGCCTACCGAGTCATCAAGGCGATGCTCAAACAGTGGAATAATATGGCGATGATGAACCGTGAGGTCGCCCGCGAACTGACGGCGGCAGTCTGGGATTCCGAGGAGTTTTCCGACCGCGCTAACGCCTTCATGTCCGGTGAGGACCTTGACTCGCGCCAGTTCTCTGGAACGCTCGACAAGGGGGACGAATAAACGTACTTCACATCGCCGCGAGACCACCGTCGACGTTCAGTACTTCACCGGTGATCCACTCGCTCCGCGGTTCCGCGAGCGTTACGATACCCTCAGCGACCGCCGACGGTGGCACAGCGCCCTCCTTCGGCGTTTGTTCCTCCAGTTCTGCCATTGCCGCCGCGGTCTCCTCGGAGATCGACGTGTAGTAGTTGTCCTTGTCGAGCAGACCGGGGTTGACCGCGTTGACGGTGATGCCGTTGTTCGCTTGCTCGACCGCAAGATATCGGACTAGACACTCTAGCGCTGCCTTCGCACTTCCGAGGAGGCCGTGTAGTGGCATGAACGTGTGACTGTCGTTGCCCGAAACGGCGATGATACGGCCCCCCTCGTCCATACGTTCGATTGAGTGCTGGGCCGCCAGCAGGAACCCTGTAACACCGAGGTCGTAGGTCAGTGAGATATCCTGGGGCGTCACCTCGGTGAGCGGTTTGAACGCCGTCACGGCTGCATTGTGGACGAACACATCAACACGGCCGTACTCCTCGTCGACGCGCTCAAACAGGTGATCAATAGCGTCCGGGTCTGAGGCGTCTGCCTGGACGGCTATGGCGTCTGCCCTTTCGTGTGAATCCTTAACGGCTGCCACCGTCTTGGCCGCCGCATCTTCGTTGCTTCGGTAGTTGACAACGACACGCGTACCTCGCGCACCGAATGCTTCAGCAGTAGCGCGACCGAGCCCGCGACTGGCTCCAGTGATTACCACGACATCTCCTTGCAGGTCCGCTGACTGACTTGATGTCATCATTCCCCCGTGTCACCCGCTTGCTAATTAGTGTTTCCCGCCTCTAGAAATGTAGAAAATATAATATTAAAGTCAAGATTTAGTACAGTGACCGTACACAGCTTGAATGCATGGATATCGAAGCCATCGACACGATGTGTCGGGCGTTCTACGCCGAACCTGCACTCGCAAAACCACTGTTTGAGGTTCGAGAATTCAAAACACTTGCCGAATCGACGTTCGCGGGTGTGATGGCCCACCACGACATTCCTGAAGACGAAGCGTGGCGCGTCTTCGAAGTGCTGGGTAACGACTCGCTTGAAGAAACAGTTGACGAGATGGATGAGGTAGGCGTCGAAAAGGTGTTTATGGATCAGCTCGTTCAGTGGTCCCGTGATGCGAAGAAGACGCTTACAATGCTTAGCGTCGAGGAACTGGCCGAGATGGTGGACCGCTCGGACGGCCGTGTTGTCCCCGGCGTCGGGTACGACCCACACCGCATCCCCGAAAGCCTCGAACGCGTTGAGCGTGCCGTCGAAGATCACGATTTCAAGTACGTCTGGTTCCACCCGATGACGTACGGACTGCGCCCAACAGACGAAAAGTGCTATCCGCTGTACGCGAAATGTAACGAACTCGATGTCCCGGTCTGTTTCCAGACTGGGCACTCCGCGGAACCTCTCCCGAGTGAACCTGGCCACCCGATGTACGCTGACGAGGTCGCCATGGACTTCCCGGACCTGACACTTGTGCTTACACATGCCGGGTGGCCGTGGACGAGCGAGTGGTGCTCAATGCTCTGGCGACACCCAAATGTCTACGGGAACATCGGTGCCTACTATCCTTCCTTCCTTCCGGACAGGCAGGTCGAGTTCATTGATAGTAGCCGCATCCGCAACAAGGTCATGTGGGCAACCAACGGACTCGGATTCGAGCGCTGCAAGGAGGAGTTCCTTGATCTCCCGATTCGGGACAAAACTAAGCGAGCCGTACTTCGGGAAAACGCAATGAACGTCTTCGATATCTGATCGATGCTGTCCATAGTTCAATTACGGAGGTCAAACTATGAATAACGACCGGACCGACTTGCGCTACTTCGAGGATATCGAGGTCGGGACGGTTCACGAACTTGGAACGTATATGGTGAACAAAAAAGATATCATCGAATTCGCCGAACAGTGGGACCCCCAGTACTTCCACGTCGATGCGGAGGCTGCGGCGGATTCTATGTTTGGGGAACTCGTTGCAAGCGGTATTCACACGCTCGCTATCCTTCAACGTATCGCCTCACTAAACTACTACGCCGAGACTGATGTTCACGGCGGTCCTGGAATTGAGGACATCCAGTTCACTACGCCGGTCCGCCCGGGTGATACGCTCTCGGTGATAATGACAGTTGAGTCGAAACGTGACCTTGAGAGTAGTCCTAATCGCGGACTCGTTCACTTCGGGTTCACGGTCACGAACCAAAACGATGTGACTGTATTGACCGCGACAGTACTGAGTCTTATCGGGAAGCGTTGATAAACCGTACCTGCGGGGCAGAGTGTTTTTGTAGATGGGTGCGGTTTACCCTCTTGCATGACCGAGATGAGTTTCGAGACTATCCAGTGGTCGTT contains:
- a CDS encoding enoyl-CoA hydratase/isomerase family protein; protein product: MGDHRTDKDTSRVVTKAYHRTPRITVCMSSEETYSTIQTYRNDEDDRIFHVDLDRPDDNNTVTAELLSELGHAVESADAADDVDAIVLGTTSENFCAGGSLDELGDIDREGGNRFLSGYVDTVHLLRETGKPTVAAVKGTCVAGGNELVMGSDIIVAGESARFGQPEARVGSTAAGGGVQMMPLIVGEQRAKDLLLTARLLSAEEAEDWGLINRVVDDDEVDERSIEIAQDIIDNNSPQAYRVIKAMLKQWNNMAMMNREVARELTAAVWDSEEFSDRANAFMSGEDLDSRQFSGTLDKGDE
- a CDS encoding SDR family NAD(P)-dependent oxidoreductase yields the protein MMTSSQSADLQGDVVVITGASRGLGRATAEAFGARGTRVVVNYRSNEDAAAKTVAAVKDSHERADAIAVQADASDPDAIDHLFERVDEEYGRVDVFVHNAAVTAFKPLTEVTPQDISLTYDLGVTGFLLAAQHSIERMDEGGRIIAVSGNDSHTFMPLHGLLGSAKAALECLVRYLAVEQANNGITVNAVNPGLLDKDNYYTSISEETAAAMAELEEQTPKEGAVPPSAVAEGIVTLAEPRSEWITGEVLNVDGGLAAM
- a CDS encoding amidohydrolase family protein, encoding MDIEAIDTMCRAFYAEPALAKPLFEVREFKTLAESTFAGVMAHHDIPEDEAWRVFEVLGNDSLEETVDEMDEVGVEKVFMDQLVQWSRDAKKTLTMLSVEELAEMVDRSDGRVVPGVGYDPHRIPESLERVERAVEDHDFKYVWFHPMTYGLRPTDEKCYPLYAKCNELDVPVCFQTGHSAEPLPSEPGHPMYADEVAMDFPDLTLVLTHAGWPWTSEWCSMLWRHPNVYGNIGAYYPSFLPDRQVEFIDSSRIRNKVMWATNGLGFERCKEEFLDLPIRDKTKRAVLRENAMNVFDI
- a CDS encoding MaoC family dehydratase, which encodes MNNDRTDLRYFEDIEVGTVHELGTYMVNKKDIIEFAEQWDPQYFHVDAEAAADSMFGELVASGIHTLAILQRIASLNYYAETDVHGGPGIEDIQFTTPVRPGDTLSVIMTVESKRDLESSPNRGLVHFGFTVTNQNDVTVLTATVLSLIGKR